In Helianthus annuus cultivar XRQ/B chromosome 8, HanXRQr2.0-SUNRISE, whole genome shotgun sequence, a single genomic region encodes these proteins:
- the LOC110872472 gene encoding G-type lectin S-receptor-like serine/threonine-protein kinase SD1-1 isoform X2, with protein sequence MHNQEWTQDFSFPSDACDSYGLCGPYGNCNTVAFYTCGCLKGFEPNYPQDLIPSKWSSGCRRTKSLDCAPEEGFLKFSSMKLPDTQNAVFNANMRLKECEITCKSNCSCTAFANPNMTAGGVGCLLWFGDLIDVRVYQLNGQDLYVRLSASELLVNSSTIGGNYGNLSRFPRERRVIITISLSTSAGLVVIFAICTWIKRKCRQDVEREVRVLEKDHSSRRKENIELQVFSLSTISRATNKFSIDNKLGEGGFGPVYKGVLEEGQEIAVKRLSKSSNQGLDEFKNEVICIAKLQHRNLVKLLGYCITGEETMLVYEYMPNKSLDWFIFDDSRKSLLNWPQRFHIIHGIARGLLYLHQDSRLRVVHRDLKAGNILLDRDMNPKISDFGLARMFEGHENEAKTKNVVGTFGYISPEYAANGLFSVKSDIFSYGVLLLEIVSGKKNRGFFHEDDLDVNLLGHAWRLYKDGKSLDLIDASLGVSWLINEVLRSIHIGLLCVQHRAEDRPTTAVVVAMLAGEGSLPSPKKPAFFINGSEGNSVPIRPSSINGVTQSEIDGR encoded by the exons ATGCATAACCAAGAATGGACACAGGATTTCAGTTTTCCGTCGGATGCATGTGATAGTTATGGACTATGTGGTCCGTATGGAAACTGTAATACTGTCGCCTTTTATACTTGTGGTTGCTTGAAAGGATTTGAACCAAACTATCCACAAGATTTGATTCCTTCTAAATGGAGTAGTGGTTGTAGGCGAACTAAATCTTTGGATTGTGCCCCCGAAGAGGGATTTCTAAAGTTCTCAAGCATGAAACTGCCGGACACTCAGAATGCTGTGTTCAATGCCAACATGCGTCTTAAAGAGTGTGAGATCACTTGCAAGAGTAACTGCTCATGCACTGCGTTTGCAAACCCAAACATGACTGCTGGTGGAGTTGGATGCTTGCTATGGTTTGGTGATCTTATTGATGTCCGAGTGTACCAACTAAACGGGCAAGATCTTTATGTTAGACTGTCAGCCTCCGAGTTATTAG TTAATTCGTCAACGATTGGTGGAAACTATGGAAATCTTTCTAGATTCCCAAGAGAGAGACGAGTAATTATTACAATCAGTTTGTCAACCTCAGCAGGGTTGGTTGTGATATTTGCAATCTGCACATGGATTAAGAGAAAGTGTAGACAAGATGTAGAAAGAGAAG TAAGGGTCCTTGAAAAGGACCACAGTAGCAGAAGGAAGGAAAATATAGAGTTGCAAGTGTTTAGTTTATCAACAATTTCTAGGGCAACTAATAAGTTCTCTATCGACAACAAGCTTGGAGAAGGTGGGTTTGGTCCAGTGTACAAG GGTGTGTTAGAAGAAGGCCAAGAGATTGCTGTAAAGCGGCTTTCAAAGTCATCTAACCAAGGCCTTGATGAATTCAAGAATGAAGTTATATGCATTGCCAAACTTCAGCATAGGAATCTTGTGAAGCTTTTAGGATACTGCATTACAGGAGAAGAGACAATGCTTGTTTATGAATACATGCCTAACAAAAGCTTGGACTGGTTTATATTTG ATGATTCAAGGAAGTCGTTACTTAACTGGCCGCAACGTTTCCACATTATCCATGGGATTGCTCGAGGTCTTCTTTATCTTCATCAAGATTCCCGACTTAGAGTTGTGCATAGGGATTTGAAAGCAGGCAATATATTGCTCGACCGTGACATGAATCCAAAAATATCAGACTTTGGTTTGGCTAGAATGTTTGAAGGACATGAGAATGAAGCAAAAACAAAAAACGTGGTGGGAACTTT TGGCTACATATCTCCAGAGTATGCAGCAAACGGTTTGTTCTCGGTTAAGTCTGATATTTTTAGCTATGGCGTTCTGTTGTTGGAGATAGTAAGCGGAAAGAAAAACAGAGGTTTTTTTCATGAAGATGACCTTGATGTTAACCTTCTTGGACAT GCTTGGAGACTTTACAAAGACGGCAAGTCTCTTGATCTAATTGACGCATCATTAGGTGTGTCATGGTTGATTAATGAAGTGTTGCGATCAATACACATTGGTTTATTATGTGTACAACATCGAGCAGAAGATAGACCTACCACAGCGGTTGTGGTTGCCATGTTGGCTGGTGAAGGATCACTACCTTCTCCCAAAAAACCTGCTTTCTTCATTAACGGAAGTGAAGGTAACTCAGTTCCAATTCGCCCATCATCCATTAATGGAGTGACACAAAGTGAAATAGATGGCAGATAA
- the LOC110872472 gene encoding G-type lectin S-receptor-like serine/threonine-protein kinase At4g27290 isoform X1: protein MNQIKILLPSITFFFLMLRSSGSSLEAITVHQNLLDGETVVSRNAKFELGFFSPGSSKYRYLGIWFKNTSPHTVAWVANRETPLTDSSGMLKLDSQGILSLVNSSGTTIWSSNSTTSGTNANPVAHLLDTGNLVIKSEKETNKNILIWQSFDYPGDTYLPGMKGGKNFITGREMGLTSWTSADDPSPGNYTLRWSMVKGNYQQVYVWKNSVIETRLGPYNGIAFAGQPSYKSNSVYTSNVDMIVNENEMYFALTFKSPSLLLRLIVTPGGKYEIWHLDMHNQEWTQDFSFPSDACDSYGLCGPYGNCNTVAFYTCGCLKGFEPNYPQDLIPSKWSSGCRRTKSLDCAPEEGFLKFSSMKLPDTQNAVFNANMRLKECEITCKSNCSCTAFANPNMTAGGVGCLLWFGDLIDVRVYQLNGQDLYVRLSASELLVNSSTIGGNYGNLSRFPRERRVIITISLSTSAGLVVIFAICTWIKRKCRQDVEREVRVLEKDHSSRRKENIELQVFSLSTISRATNKFSIDNKLGEGGFGPVYKGVLEEGQEIAVKRLSKSSNQGLDEFKNEVICIAKLQHRNLVKLLGYCITGEETMLVYEYMPNKSLDWFIFDDSRKSLLNWPQRFHIIHGIARGLLYLHQDSRLRVVHRDLKAGNILLDRDMNPKISDFGLARMFEGHENEAKTKNVVGTFGYISPEYAANGLFSVKSDIFSYGVLLLEIVSGKKNRGFFHEDDLDVNLLGHAWRLYKDGKSLDLIDASLGVSWLINEVLRSIHIGLLCVQHRAEDRPTTAVVVAMLAGEGSLPSPKKPAFFINGSEGNSVPIRPSSINGVTQSEIDGR from the exons atgaatcaaatcaaaatattaCTCCCTTCTATTACCTTCTTCTTTCTCATGCTAAGAAGTTCTggttcatcattagaagccataACTGTGCATCAAAACTTGTTAGATGGTGAGACCGTTGTCTCACGGAATGCAAAATTCGAGCTAGGATTCTTTAGCCCAGGCAGTTCCAAATATCGATACCTGGGGATATGGTTCAAGAACACATCACCTCATACGGTTGCATGGGTTGCTAACAGGGAAACACCACTTACTGATTCCTCTGGCATGCTCAAATTAGACAGCCAAGGGATCCTGTCTCTTGTCAATAGTAGCGGTACAACCATTTGGTCATCCAACTCCACGACATCTGGAACAAATGCCAATCCTGTAGCACACCTCTTAGATACGGGCAATCTGGTAATTAAGAGTGAGAAGGAAACCAACAAGAATATTCTCATTTGGCAAAGTTTTGATTACCCTGGAGATACCTACTTACCAGGAATGAAGGGTGGAAAGAACTTCATAACAGGACGAGAGATGGGCTTGACATCATGGACGAGTGCAGATGATCCTTCCCCAGGTAATTATACACTCCGGTGGTCAATGGTTAAGGGTAACTATCAGCAAGTATATGTTTGGAAAAACTCTGTTATTGAAACAAGGCTTGGGCCATATAATGGCATAGCGTTTGCTGGCCAGCCAAGCTATAAATCTAACTCAGTATATACATCCAATGTTGATATGATTGTCAATGAGAATGAGATGTATTTTGCATTAACTTTTAAGAGCCCCTCTTTGTTGTTAAGGTTGATAGTGACTCCAGGTGGGAAGTATGAGATCTGGCATCTAGATATGCATAACCAAGAATGGACACAGGATTTCAGTTTTCCGTCGGATGCATGTGATAGTTATGGACTATGTGGTCCGTATGGAAACTGTAATACTGTCGCCTTTTATACTTGTGGTTGCTTGAAAGGATTTGAACCAAACTATCCACAAGATTTGATTCCTTCTAAATGGAGTAGTGGTTGTAGGCGAACTAAATCTTTGGATTGTGCCCCCGAAGAGGGATTTCTAAAGTTCTCAAGCATGAAACTGCCGGACACTCAGAATGCTGTGTTCAATGCCAACATGCGTCTTAAAGAGTGTGAGATCACTTGCAAGAGTAACTGCTCATGCACTGCGTTTGCAAACCCAAACATGACTGCTGGTGGAGTTGGATGCTTGCTATGGTTTGGTGATCTTATTGATGTCCGAGTGTACCAACTAAACGGGCAAGATCTTTATGTTAGACTGTCAGCCTCCGAGTTATTAG TTAATTCGTCAACGATTGGTGGAAACTATGGAAATCTTTCTAGATTCCCAAGAGAGAGACGAGTAATTATTACAATCAGTTTGTCAACCTCAGCAGGGTTGGTTGTGATATTTGCAATCTGCACATGGATTAAGAGAAAGTGTAGACAAGATGTAGAAAGAGAAG TAAGGGTCCTTGAAAAGGACCACAGTAGCAGAAGGAAGGAAAATATAGAGTTGCAAGTGTTTAGTTTATCAACAATTTCTAGGGCAACTAATAAGTTCTCTATCGACAACAAGCTTGGAGAAGGTGGGTTTGGTCCAGTGTACAAG GGTGTGTTAGAAGAAGGCCAAGAGATTGCTGTAAAGCGGCTTTCAAAGTCATCTAACCAAGGCCTTGATGAATTCAAGAATGAAGTTATATGCATTGCCAAACTTCAGCATAGGAATCTTGTGAAGCTTTTAGGATACTGCATTACAGGAGAAGAGACAATGCTTGTTTATGAATACATGCCTAACAAAAGCTTGGACTGGTTTATATTTG ATGATTCAAGGAAGTCGTTACTTAACTGGCCGCAACGTTTCCACATTATCCATGGGATTGCTCGAGGTCTTCTTTATCTTCATCAAGATTCCCGACTTAGAGTTGTGCATAGGGATTTGAAAGCAGGCAATATATTGCTCGACCGTGACATGAATCCAAAAATATCAGACTTTGGTTTGGCTAGAATGTTTGAAGGACATGAGAATGAAGCAAAAACAAAAAACGTGGTGGGAACTTT TGGCTACATATCTCCAGAGTATGCAGCAAACGGTTTGTTCTCGGTTAAGTCTGATATTTTTAGCTATGGCGTTCTGTTGTTGGAGATAGTAAGCGGAAAGAAAAACAGAGGTTTTTTTCATGAAGATGACCTTGATGTTAACCTTCTTGGACAT GCTTGGAGACTTTACAAAGACGGCAAGTCTCTTGATCTAATTGACGCATCATTAGGTGTGTCATGGTTGATTAATGAAGTGTTGCGATCAATACACATTGGTTTATTATGTGTACAACATCGAGCAGAAGATAGACCTACCACAGCGGTTGTGGTTGCCATGTTGGCTGGTGAAGGATCACTACCTTCTCCCAAAAAACCTGCTTTCTTCATTAACGGAAGTGAAGGTAACTCAGTTCCAATTCGCCCATCATCCATTAATGGAGTGACACAAAGTGAAATAGATGGCAGATAA